The nucleotide sequence CCGCGGCATTGCCAAGCGCATTCATTACTGCTTTGTATGCCTTGTCTCATGTCGCAAGATTGGACAAAGGTCAGACGGTGCTCATCCACTCTGCTGCCAGCGCTCCAGGACAAGCAGCCATTCAGATCGCTCAACACCTTGGAGCTGTCGTCTTTGCTTTGGTCAGCTCCAAGGGGGAGAAAGCCATCCTTGTGGAACAGCACGGCTTACCCGTGACGCGCATATTTGATGCTGGGTTGCTGAACTTTATTCCCGCTATTGGCAACGAGACAGGGGGTCGTGGTGTCGATGTTGTGCTCGCGCACGAGGCAGATGCTGCTGTTTCGGCATCCCTGGCCACGCTTGGTGATTTTGGGGTCTTCATCGATCTCAGAAGCAGCGAGTCTACCGGCGGCATCAGCTCTCCATTCGGCAAGAAGAATGTATCCATCGTTCGTGTCATCATGGACAGCGTGGCTCAGGCAAAGCCTCACATCGTCAAGAGCCTGTTCCAACAAACCTTTGACATCCTCtcaaccaacaccatcagGCCCATCACACCTACCACCGTCTTCTCCGCCAGCGATGCTTCTCAAGCACTGCAAACCGCCACAACACAAGCTCACGGGAAAGTTGTACTGTCCCTCCAAGGGAGCCCCTCAGTCCTCATCCCTCCCGCCCCAGCCCCTGAACTCCAACTCGACCCCTCCGCAACCTACATTATCGCCGGCGGTCTCGGAGCTTTAGGTCTCAACATCGCCGACATGATGATCGCGCAAGGAGCCAAGcacctcatcttcctctcccgctcGGGCGGTACGAAGAACCAATCCGACCTTGCCCGCCTCCGTTCCCACGGCATCACAGCCGAGGCCTTCGCTTGCGACGTCACCAACTCCACCTCTGTCTCCAAGGTCTTCTCCCACCTCCGAAGCGCCAAGCACAAAATTGCTGGTGTGATCCAGTGCGCCATGGTTCTGGAAGATGGCATCTTCGATAACATGACCCATACCAAGTGGTCCCGCGCATTTGCTCCCAAGTCGGCCGGCTCCCGGAACCTCCTTGCTCAACTCTGGCCAGATGAGCAGCCGTTCTTTATCTTGCTGTCGTCAATTACCGGTGTGATAGGCAACACCGCCCAAGCAAACTACGCCTCAGGCAACACGTTCGAGGATGCCCTAGCCCTCTGGGCTCGAACCCATCTTCGGATTGCCGCGACAAGTGTTGACGTCGGGTTGGTAGCTGACTCCTCTCACTTCACCGAGGCAGGTGAATTCGGTGATTTGGAAGGCTACCTCCACCGCTACCAACACGGCTGGAACGGACTCCAGACCACACTCGACGAACTCCGCGTCGTGCTCAAGTCCATCATGAGAGGGAGCACCGCCGACGGTGGCAACATCCCTGCACAGCTCGTCCTCGGACTAGGTGACTCCCTCATCCGGGATGAGAACGGTACTGGCTTCGCAAAAGACAAGAAGTTTGAGCTGCGGGTCGTGAAGTCGGACAAGAGCGGGGGTCAAGCAGGGGGGAAGACGGAGAAGAtcggggaggtgttgagtcGAGCGTCGAGTGTCGGTGAGGCGGCTGCTGCGGTGGAGGAGTACATCAAGTTGCAGATTGCTGTTGCGattggggttgaggtgggcgaggttgatgcGCAGAAGCCCTTGCCGGAATTTGGAGGTACGTGCCCAACGTCGACGTGTGAAATGTTTAATCGGGATACTGACATGGGCACAGTGGACTCGCTCAAAGCGGTTGAGATCAGGAACTTGTGTTTGAGGGAGATGCAGAGTGATATTTCTGTGTTTGAGTTGTTGAGTTCGACGCCCGTGGCCGAGCTTGCAGTCAAGATTGTGACGAAGAGTGGGCTGGTCAAGTTGGATGCTGAGGCTGTCTGATAGATTGTGGAGAGGTAGAGGAGATCACTTACAAAATTAGTTACCAGGGAAGTACCAGGGGGAAATAGGTGTTGGTGATAGACGATAATAGTTCATAGATAGCGGATACGCATCTTGAATTGTCCCAAACGCCACCCAACCTTTCAAGGTTCAACCACCAGGCTCAGACATCCTATGATTTGAGAATCAACACGGAAGTGCCGAACTCACCTGCGTCATCACCTGCCTCTTTGGCCCAAAACAGCTTTACCCCTCCCAGCTCTTGAAGTCAGAATCAAGTGAGCCTGGCATTCTGAGATATGGATCCTCGGATATAATGAAGTTGTTGCCAGAAGCCATGTTGCTGACTGGCCAGCATGATACGAGCTTCTTGCAGTGGTACCAAAGAACTGATGATGTGGAGCAGTGTAATCTGTATTGCAGGAACCATGGTTAACTATTGAGTCAATATCAGTTCAGCATCCCATCGGGACCGAGTCCAAAGCAACTGCTAATTCTTATCAACTTCATTGCGCATTGTCCTCCTTACGGCGAGCACATATCAAGTAGAAATAGCCATGTCTCCCCTCCGAGCAATCCCAATatttcctcatcctcctgtCATCTCCAACCATATGAGTCCTCACTACCCTAACATTATCACCAAAAAAGACCCAACATGATCCCCTCATTCATCTTCGCCCTCCTCTCACTCCCTTTCCTTCTCAGTCGGATCTCACCTAAAGCCAGTCACCGCAGACCTCCACAGCgcagccagcaccagcaaacGCCAGGCAGTAGAAGGCTTCCACTTTGTCAGCTGCGGAATCAACTACTCAGTCCTGGTCGCGAGTTctctcccatcccatccatgtATATCGCAAACACTAACCACCCAAACACGCACCAGTATTGCGCCGACGACGGGGACTGCAACCATAATCCCAGACCCGGCGCCGGCGGTGACTgcaaccccacccccaacgGGGGCTTGACAACCTGGGAGATAACAGGAAACTAACTGCCTCTTCCCTGGGAAATATGAAGTTTAAATGGAACTTTGGGAGCGATTGGCGGACCAAGCCTTTCAAATATCGTGTTGGGTTAGTAATTAATTGCCCCTTTCCGTATTATCTTACACCGATACATTCTATTTTTGCTAATGCGAATCGCTTCCTGCTAAACACGCCTATCTAGCAATTTGCAGCGACATTCAGATGGCCTCGTATTCACAATCTACAAGGACGACCAACACACCATGTACCTTGATGAGGTTGGAAACCAGTGTCGTTCCATTTATTTTGCCCTACCCTCAACGGAAGGAGGTGCCGTACCCTTGAAGTACCTTGGCGGTAGGATGACGACAACACACACTTTGGGTACGGGCGGGATTCAAGACCCAGGAAGAATGAGTCAAGTGTCCGGCCGAGAGGTACATCCTACAGAGGCGTGCCTACCTGGGTATTCTAGTGTTCACAATTCACCATCTTCCATCAATAGCAAGTGTAGAGTTGCTGTATTCTTTTTGAAGCCCGAACACATACTTTGTCCATATCATAACATGAATATTGCTCTTGTTCCAGACCATACTCTCACGTATCCCTCCCCGCTAGCCACGCCCTTCCCTTCAACTCCCCAATTACACTATCCCTCATccaccaaacctcccccctctccaccgcatctaactccctctccactgcatccaactccctctccctccctccaaccaccccctcactcTTCCCCCCACCTTGTCCCTCGACCCCAACAGACATAGAAACCTTTTTCCCGTTTTTGGCAGGcgtcttccccttcttcctccccttcccctccccagcctctgtcttgtccaccaccctcccagcaaaaacccccctcctctcggcccactcaaacaacaacctcaaccccaacaacctaTCCCTCGACCACCCCTCCGTATCCAACCCAgccctcaacaccagctTGGCATCCACAGCCGTgctcgccccctccccctcgcccacccccccaccactaCTCCCCAACCGATCaagcaccaaccccctctccgcGTGCGTCAAATCCCGCAGCGCCTGCAACTCGAAAACCCACTCCATCGgatccctcccacccaaccccttGTCAACAACCTCGCTACTCCCCAGCGCGCGCAACGTAGCCGGGAAAGTCCCCTCATGCGCCGGTCTCCTCCGCAAATAAACACTCTGGTTGTTCCTGAACTCATCCGCCAGACTGGGCTGATTTTGAAAATCAATCGTCAAATCCCAACAACCCAGTCCACCAGCGTCCGTGGCAACACGTAAGACATCATCTAGCGGCGGAAGCAAGCAAGGAGTCTGCCGCCGGAGGATAACAACCTCCGGATCTGTCGCATCACTCCCCGTCTGCGACGCCGCCGCCACAGCCGTCGCAGACCCCGGTTTCAAATGGATATTAATCGGCGTGTTCATCGGCTGACCGGTAGCCAAATCCTTCGCAACCAAACACCGGGGTTCCGTAGCCAGAACCCAAAAGTGACGAAACGCCTGCAGATGCGCCCGATTGTCTTGGACGTTGGCAGGAAACAGCGGGTAAAAAGCGACCAGGAGAGCAGCAGTGGCAAGGTTACTCGTCCCAAACGTGGCGGTTCCGCACCCCAAAAACAGAGCGCCAATCGCCAGGTGAGCAGCCATGTGGCTTCCGTACGTGGTGCTCTTGTCGTCTCGACCGTGCAGACCTCTCAAACGACGGAGCACAGTGATGTCCCCCGTCCCGGCCATCACCGTGGCGCAAGACAGCGCCACCAGATCCATACACATCCTCGCGTTGCTGCGAGCTAGCTCCGCGTCAAAGTTCGTCACCGGGCTTCTAACGATCCGTACAAACTCGTCGAGGTAGTGAACAAGCAGATCCCGAACTTGGATATTCGCCGAGCCGGCGAACCGAAGGCCCAGCGAAAAGCAAATGCCAGCCAAGATGGAGAAAAAAGACATGTCCCTGCTTTGAAGCTTCCGAGTGCTACTCAGACGTGCCCGTGAATGATAAATAGAAGGCAAACTGCTCTTGATCCAGTCAAAGGTAGGTTTGATCTCCTTCCAAAGAATAACATTCTTCGCCACCGTCCTCAAAAGCAAAACATCAGGCCGGACATAGTCAAACTGCAACGTTGTGTCAGGAACATCAATCTTGCGTGCAACAATATGATCCTCAGACTTCATGAAAATGAGGGCAATAGCCATCACAGCGCCAGCAGCGGCACGGTCCAAGACATGAGCCAGCTCCACGCGCTTGGTGGACGTGGCGATTGTCAGGAGCTTTTCCGTCAAGCGCATATCTCTCAGCCCCTTCAGGTCGCCTCCTTTGCCGAGGTTGATGAAGCCCAAAGCAAAGCCGGCAGCCAGACGATAGCCTTCGTCGCGAAGTGggttctcctcctctccatcctcgagATACTCGATTTCCGACATCATGATCTCGCTCATGCGGCGGTGTTGGCTGTTGCAGTAAAGAAGCCCAATGCCCATGATGCCAGTGGTTTGGGTGTGGTGCGACAAGTTGAGCTCGGCAGCCCCTCTCGGCAGCATACGAGTGACGTGCACCGACAGAAGGCGCGTGATCAGCGAGTCCATGGTCCCCAGATACGAGGCTGCCAGGCCGAGAAGTAGGCCAATGGATGTCATAGTATGCTTGGGTGTGAGGTACTTGAACGCAACCCACTTGGCGACCGACTTGAGATGACCGTTCAGGCCGAGGGCGAGCAGAAATCCGGCATGTCGATTGTTCAAATCTGACCCCGGCTTGTTGTACAGAATCCACGATGTGTCAATGCCTTTTGCATGAGGTGAGATGGCAAGTCCACCCGAGACGCCCTGGTGGAAGAAGGCCCAGTTAATCTTTTCCTCAGTAAACATGGCCTTGTCCACGCCGACCGAGTTGTTAATCGGCTGGACGACGCATGTGAGCTGGAATCCGTTGATCTGATATTTTTGAGTAAGAAGTGGAAAGCGAAGAGCAAAGTACAAGAGGCCCCTGCCTGCTGGTATGGCAAGGGTACTCGTCGCCACAGTAGCGACAAGCTGCTTTTGTTGCTCGAGATACTCTGGCTCCGTTGTGCCcggcttggggttgaggcGGACGACGCGGTGCTTGGATGTTGATAAGAGATTCTGAGCCTCATTGAGCCGTCTGTCTTCTCTAAACAAGGAGCGCACCACGGCCTGGCGTTCTGTGGCCTCTGTCTCCTCTGCGCGGTCGTGGAAGTCGTCGAGGTGCTGACACAGCATTCGCACATCCCATTTCGCAGCGTGTGATGGGGCCTGGGGCATGTTAGCAGATAATAGCACAACTATGAACCGAACACTCACATTGATCTCAGCCCCAATTGGTCGCCATGTCTTTGATGGCCGCAAGACAGTGCTGATGTCAGTCCGACTCACTAGAGAGAGTAGCTCCTTGGACCACGAAGGCGGTGGGTTTGGTTGACACATGAATATAATGTCCTGTAAAGGCGTGAGAACTGCCTCCGGCAATGTTTCGAGAATTTGTGATGTGAAACGAGCCTCATACATGGCCACAACCACTTCGTACCGGTTCGTTGTGGTGCCAAGAAGACCAAAGAACTTGGCAAACATGAGCGATCGAGGTGTTAAGGATGACCAGAGCTGCGATCTTGACTTTCCAGAAACTGCATCTGGGCAGCCAGTGGAGTAGACGAGAGGCAATGTCGGGAACTTGCCCCCCTTACCGTATGCAAGATGGTCCTGAATCCAGCTCAGCACGCAAAAGCAGGTCGGCGGTTCAACTACCTCGGCCGCGAGAGTAGGAACCAGATCATGTACTGATTCCAGTTCCACGTCTATGCCCAGCGCATAAATGGCTTCGTGCCTCTGCCAGCCGAGCCACCTAGAGACCTGGCAGAGCGCTGTCCTCAAATCGACCTGGCCGTGTATCGTATCCTCGGGAGACAGAATGTTCAGTTTCTGTTCCTCGAGGAAAAGATGGAGCGCCATCATCATACTCCATGCTGCATTACTGCGTCCAGGGCTACCTCTGCCGAGAGCCGTGGGAAGGTATCCATCAAAGCCAAAAGCCAGTACGCCGCCAGAAGACGCCATCCATCTCTGCGCTAGTTCGATGTGAATAGCAAGGAAGCTTGGTGGACGAGGGCCTGATTCGGCAGTCACGGGGGCCGGTTCAAAGACGGGAGTATCAAGAAGCCACCGCCATGCTTTGGTGCGAGTCCAAGGCGGGCACGCTGATGAGCTGGGGTTTTCGTAGACGCGCATCGTGTCCCAGCTCTTTGGGCATGGGGGCTGTGCTGCGCCCTCCCCATAGCTCCTGAGGGAAGTCTCACTGTTGTGCCGCAAGGCGAGGAAGCTGGAAAAGAGCAGTATAACGAGTGCTGTCCATTCCTTGTCCACTATGGGGCGGCTTAGACCCCGAACACGCCCGCTCTGAAGCCACTGCATGATGTGCCACCACCCTGCCAGTAGCTTGTCGGCATAAGGAGTAGGTAGGACACTCCGGCAAGTATCCAGGACGCGACGTATTTGAGGCGATGAAGGCTGCAACTGGATTCTCACTCGATGAAACCTGCCGTCCTTGTCTCGAAGGTCAACCACACCACGCGAGTTTGAGTGACAGACGGAATCTATCTGAGTGCAGGTCATGCCAATGCCCATCGACCGCCTGCCTCGAACCTCTTTGTTGACCTTGTGGCTGCCTGCGTAATCGAGGCTGTGCAGGTTGTCAGAAAATAACAATGGTAATGTTACAGTCGTTACTTTGCCCCAAGGGGACTGCAGGCTGAGCTCTCTTCCGCCGGAGGTGTCTTCAGACAAGATCATGATGGTCTCATGCCCGTCGGATAGTTTGCATGAATCGACCACGCTTTGAACCCTCCGGGGCTCTCCGGGAACAATAGTGAGGCTGCTTGGGTTTGAGAAACTTTTCATGGCACTTTTTGTTGTGATCTTCTCGTCACGAATATCGACATGGAGGGTCAGAAGCTGGAGTCTCCTGTCGACAGGGTCCTGGATACCAACAAGAAGCATGGCGCGCCCTTGCTCATCCGTGGCAGTAGGAGGGCTAGCAAGTATAAAGACCTTGGAGTGTGTCCTGGCAGGCTTGTCCGATAGAGAGTATCGCAGGTTGGCGTTGTCCATGCTGAAGCTGTGGATCTTGGTAAGCATCATCTCCCGTGTCAGTCCATCAAAGTCGTGATCCTCCAGACCCATACTATGAAACCCCTCAaaatcaccaccagcacGAAGCTCGTCCAGCAGGTTATCCACCGGCGCTTCATGGAGGCTGTTCAAGTCTCGATTGCCGCTGAAGCTGCTACTGAATACTGAACCGGCATATCCACTACTCATGCGAGCACGCTGGCTCCCCTGGGAGTCTAGCCTCCTGCTTGACTGTTCGGTGAAGGTTGCTCGATCTTGAGATGCAGACAGATCAGCACGAGCCAACAGAGAGCTTACTCGGCGTGACTGCCTCCGAGTAGCATCGTTGCGCTTGTCCGGATCCAAAGAGTTGAGAGCATTGTCCAAGGCCTTTTCGCTTTCCTCGATCCTAACGCTCTTCCTGGTTCTTTTGCCTGGAAGTGGTGCACCAAAGCTCTCTCTCATGGACGGGTGAATCGGGGTGGCAGCTCCGCTTGGCAGGCCTGGAGCCATAGAACTACGTCGCCGCGAAGATGATgttctcctcttcttctttttgctcaGAAATGGGTCCTCATTCTCTAGATAGGTCAGTCGCCAAACTGTGTACATGCCGGCTTCGCGGTTAACGGTAACGGCAATATGCAAGCCCCCAGCTTCCGATGCCGGTAGATTCGGGAGCTTGACAGACTCTATGTGAAGCATTTCTTCGGCAGGACTGAGAAACAGGGGCCCGGTCGAACCCCTCCGACCCCTTGGAGGCTTCGTCCGATCTTGCTGTGTCACCACCAGTCCGATTTCCAACAACGGATCCGTCAGGCAAACAAGCCGAGGCCAGTGACTTTCACTTGTTTCCATAGGAGGTTGCCACATATTTTCCAGTGTCGAGCTGAGTCGGAGGGGCAGTACTTTCGGGTTGCCCAGCCCCTCGGTCGAGAACTCGGGCCCTCGTTGGGTATTGGACGACGATGGCGGCGGCTGGAACGACACGAAGGAGTTGGGCGGTACTTTCGGGAGACGCAACGAAACCGGAGCTGTATTGTTCGCCCGTGGCTTGCGTTGAATGATGACACCACATGGTGCTGCGCAGGCAGACTCGACTTCGAAGGGCATGTGGACGACATGGCTGGCACCGGAGAGGAAGTAGATGTGCGCCTGGGTCTtgaggaagacgacgagaGCTTTCGAGAGGTTGGGCTTTTCGagagccttcttcttttgcttgTCGTTATCTCTAGACTGGTGTTCGGCCGAGGCAGGGAAGTTGGCTAGGAGGGCTTGGGCGATAGGTTCGTTTTCGAGGTCGAATTTGAAGCTCTTTCGAAAGACCCCGCCGCGGGACCAGAGCACACAGTTCTTCGTCGTGAGCAGTTCATCCTCATATTCGTTATCACCGTCCTTGCTAAGGCTGATGTCCCACGTGTAGGTAGATGGAGGCGGGTCAGGGTCGAGTATCCCTTCTTGAATGGCATGTCGCAAGCCGGTGGGTTGATGCACCCCGAGTGAAGCAATCGAGGCCATAGTTTTGTTGTGTTTGGTGCTGTCCTGTTTCCCTCCTCAAATTATACAAAAGGTCGAGTGCCGGGTAATGGTTGAAGGTAATTGCTGGCGATCCATCTCCTTCAGTGCATTCGCTGGAAAGAACAGCCTGGAAATGATCTTCTTTCTTCGTTTTGTCTTCAGAGGGCCGCAATGCCCATCGCAGGGCAGTCAGTAGGTCAAGAGCACTGTATCCCAGAAAGCGCGTCTGAGAGCCTGGAACCCGCGTCTGGGGGTCGCAAGGCTGCCCATTGAATATCCCCACTTTGAGGGGCAGCTGTCTATTGGTCAAAGCTTACCCCAACCACTGCAGGGACCGCCGTTTAAGCTCTGACGTAGCTTTTGGCCGCGCCTAAAGCTTCCCGAAGCAACTCAACAAACACTCGGCTCCCCACAGGCAACCTGAACCCCATAGCCATACGACCCTCGCTCTGCGCCCTGCTCCAAACCCGCCATGAAGTTGCTGCCGTCGCCTGAATCAACATGACAGGAAGCTCGCCACAGCCCGGCGACAACGATCTCCACCATGACAAGAGCCCGACCGAGTCCAGCAGCGCTGGTGTGGCGCTCAAGCACCCACCAGCCAGCGacgcaacaacaacaggccCAATGAAGGAGCTCAGGGTTAACACAGGCGCTGGCGCAACCTCTGACGATGAACCCGATGACACATTAGAGCAGTCtagtgatgaggatggtgaaagggaggaagagggcgaggaagaggcagaagagggcgaggaagaaagcgaggatgaagatgaggagcCAAAGCTCAAGTACGCGCGATTGACCCAACACCTCGGGCCCCTTTACCGCAATGGAGATGCGACAAGCACCTTTCTAGTTGCTGGAGACAAACAGATCATAGGAACACATAATGGAAACATCGTCGGTATCCCTAACCTGCATTGGCACGAAATGGTGTGACTGACCGCCTAAACCAGCATGTTATTCAACTCCCTGTTTTCCAACCATTACGAGTCTATCATGCCCACTCAGCCTCTGTTACAGCCGTTTCCATCTCCCCATACCCTCCACCACTGTCGACGCTCAGACCCGATGCCACCCCGAAAGCTACTCCAAGTAGCCCTCGAAGACCGGGTTCATCTATCGGCGAAGGCCATGTtgtcccaacaccaccgagaAGGGCCACCCAACTCCAAAACACAGTGCCGAATACCCCGTCTAACAATATTTACATTGCTACCTCGTCGATGGACGGAAATGT is from Podospora pseudopauciseta strain CBS 411.78 chromosome 5 map unlocalized CBS411.78m_5.2, whole genome shotgun sequence and encodes:
- the APC1 gene encoding Anaphase-promoting complex subunit 1 (antiSMASH:Cluster_2; BUSCO:EOG0926049S; COG:D; COG:O; EggNog:ENOG503NUCJ), whose amino-acid sequence is MASIASLGVHQPTGLRHAIQEGILDPDPPPSTYTWDISLSKDGDNEYEDELLTTKNCVLWSRGGVFRKSFKFDLENEPIAQALLANFPASAEHQSRDNDKQKKKALEKPNLSKALVVFLKTQAHIYFLSGASHVVHMPFEVESACAAPCGVIIQRKPRANNTAPVSLRLPKVPPNSFVSFQPPPSSSNTQRGPEFSTEGLGNPKVLPLRLSSTLENMWQPPMETSESHWPRLVCLTDPLLEIGLVVTQQDRTKPPRGRRGSTGPLFLSPAEEMLHIESVKLPNLPASEAGGLHIAVTVNREAGMYTVWRLTYLENEDPFLSKKKKRRTSSSRRRSSMAPGLPSGAATPIHPSMRESFGAPLPGKRTRKSVRIEESEKALDNALNSLDPDKRNDATRRQSRRVSSLLARADLSASQDRATFTEQSSRRLDSQGSQRARMSSGYAGSVFSSSFSGNRDLNSLHEAPVDNLLDELRAGGDFEGFHSMGLEDHDFDGLTREMMLTKIHSFSMDNANLRYSLSDKPARTHSKVFILASPPTATDEQGRAMLLVGIQDPVDRRLQLLTLHVDIRDEKITTKSAMKSFSNPSSLTIVPGEPRRVQSVVDSCKLSDGHETIMILSEDTSGGRELSLQSPWGKVTTVTLPLLFSDNLHSLDYAGSHKVNKEVRGRRSMGIGMTCTQIDSVCHSNSRGVVDLRDKDGRFHRVRIQLQPSSPQIRRVLDTCRSVLPTPYADKLLAGWWHIMQWLQSGRVRGLSRPIVDKEWTALVILLFSSFLALRHNSETSLRSYGEGAAQPPCPKSWDTMRVYENPSSSACPPWTRTKAWRWLLDTPVFEPAPVTAESGPRPPSFLAIHIELAQRWMASSGGVLAFGFDGYLPTALGRGSPGRSNAAWSMMMALHLFLEEQKLNILSPEDTIHGQVDLRTALCQVSRWLGWQRHEAIYALGIDVELESVHDLVPTLAAEVVEPPTCFCVLSWIQDHLAYGKGGKFPTLPLVYSTGCPDAVSGKSRSQLWSSLTPRSLMFAKFFGLLGTTTNRYEVVVAMYEARFTSQILETLPEAVLTPLQDIIFMCQPNPPPSWSKELLSLVSRTDISTVLRPSKTWRPIGAEINAPSHAAKWDVRMLCQHLDDFHDRAEETEATERQAVVRSLFREDRRLNEAQNLLSTSKHRVVRLNPKPGTTEPEYLEQQKQLVATVATSTLAIPAGRGLLYFALRFPLLTQKYQINGFQLTCVVQPINNSVGVDKAMFTEEKINWAFFHQGVSGGLAISPHAKGIDTSWILYNKPGSDLNNRHAGFLLALGLNGHLKSVAKWVAFKYLTPKHTMTSIGLLLGLAASYLGTMDSLITRLLSVHVTRMLPRGAAELNLSHHTQTTGIMGIGLLYCNSQHRRMSEIMMSEIEYLEDGEEENPLRDEGYRLAAGFALGFINLGKGGDLKGLRDMRLTEKLLTIATSTKRVELAHVLDRAAAGAVMAIALIFMKSEDHIVARKIDVPDTTLQFDYVRPDVLLLRTVAKNVILWKEIKPTFDWIKSSLPSIYHSRARLSSTRKLQSRDMSFFSILAGICFSLGLRFAGSANIQVRDLLVHYLDEFVRIVRSPVTNFDAELARSNARMCMDLVALSCATVMAGTGDITVLRRLRGLHGRDDKSTTYGSHMAAHLAIGALFLGCGTATFGTSNLATAALLVAFYPLFPANVQDNRAHLQAFRHFWVLATEPRCLVAKDLATGQPMNTPINIHLKPGSATAVAAASQTGSDATDPEVVILRRQTPCLLPPLDDVLRVATDAGGLGCWDLTIDFQNQPSLADEFRNNQSVYLRRRPAHEGTFPATLRALGSSEVVDKGLGGRDPMEWVFELQALRDLTHAERGLVLDRLGSSGGGVGEGEGASTAVDAKLVLRAGLDTEGWSRDRLLGLRLLFEWAERRGVFAGRVVDKTEAGEGKGRKKGKTPAKNGKKVSMSVGVEGQGGGKSEGVVGGRERELDAVERELDAVERGEVWWMRDSVIGELKGRAWLAGRDT